In Archocentrus centrarchus isolate MPI-CPG fArcCen1 chromosome 21, fArcCen1, whole genome shotgun sequence, the following are encoded in one genomic region:
- the LOC115800685 gene encoding transient receptor potential cation channel subfamily M member 2-like yields the protein MKAEQKVKNELAQIEEEELLSWEALMKDRYLLSARQEQSQSMERRILDTAQKVSSIADLLEREGETSSAAMVKRLAQLEEQVSQSTKALQWIMDSLKSQGLTAKDTQSLTSDTADETPDSLDNTPEKGSSYHVNSRQFYYPDSKLTRFPVPEEKVPWKVSFSSYMPTYYTSKENEDHVDGSEPEALDNYRNPGGRTGIRGQGALSRLGPNLIVELVITRWRDSERSVLEYLATRGESQGTLVLPGGPVDSADHLPPRLKRKMGKELYETINANLSEGKKVFEGYVDDCRNTDNAWVEMTVLNIHLDRKSNVIVDINNMVLSSHGDLQWQEVSSKATLSPNQREWLRLVAALHNGKF from the exons ATGAAGGCAGAACAAAAGGTCA AGAATGAGCTCGCCCAGATAGAGGAAGAGGAGCTGCTGTCCTGGGAGGCCTTGATGAAGGACAGATACTTGCTGTCTGCACGGCAGGAGCAGAGCCAGAGCATGGAGAGACGCATCCTGGACACAGCCCAGAA GGTTTCCAGcattgctgatctgctggagAGAGAAGGGGAAACGAGCTCTGCTGCCATGGTGAAAAGACTGGCCCAACTAGAAGAGCAG GTCAGCCAGTCAACTAAAGCCCTGCAGTGGATTATGGACAGTTTGAAATCTCAGGGTTTGACTGCAAAAGACACACAGTCATTGA CATCAGATACAGCAGATGAGACCCCAGATTCTTTGGATAATACGCCAGAGAAAGGAAGCAGTTACCATGTGAACTCCCGTCAGTTTTACTACCCAGACAGCAAACTCACGCGCTTCCCCGTGCCTGAGGAGAAGGTGCCCTGGAAG gtcAGCTTCAGCTCATATATGCCAACTTATTATACCTCTAAAGAGAATGAAGACCACGTGGATGG ATCAGAACCAGAAGCCTTAGATAATTACAG AAACCCAGGAGGGAGGACAGGCATCAGGGGGCAAGGGGCACTGAGCCGCTTGGGTCCAAACCTCATTGTAGAACTTGTGATTACACG GTGGCGAGACAGTGAGAGGTCAGTTCTGGAGTACCTGGCAACTCGGGGCGAGAGTCAAGGAACTTTGGTTTTACCTGGA ggGCCTGTTGACTCTGCTGATCACCTGCCACCAAGGCTTAAAAGAAAGATGGGGAAGGAGCTGTATGAAACCATCAACGCGAACCTATCAGAGGGAAAAAAG gTGTTTGAAGGTTATGTGGATGACTGCAGGAACACAGATAACGCCTGGGTGGAAATGACTGTCCTAAACATTCACCTGGACAGAAAAAGCAATGTAATTGTGGACATCAACAATATG GTGCTGAGCAGCCACGGCGATCTTCAGTGGCAGGAGGTGAGCAGCAAAGCCACACTTAGCCCAAACCAAAGAGAGTGGCTGCGGCTGGTTGCTGCGCTGCACAACGGGAAGTTCTGA